A window of Argopecten irradians isolate NY chromosome 1, Ai_NY, whole genome shotgun sequence contains these coding sequences:
- the LOC138327980 gene encoding sperm-associated antigen 17-like isoform X2, with amino-acid sequence MSKAGKRVKSGSGQGGAKWEQALLSAQFDEENWKANITFIVGNKVDDYTWIDILGSTIASGPRKLFSVISKQKLEEEVRELGNPKGKKPKDVPQHYEVTEPCKIHLDNNEEIPFPLLARLIKYKLLAIKTADLKRRETEKKALLEKDKARKGSGTKGGKERGKSPPKGKGGKKTPEPPVAKEDSKLRKRGEEDDEGKYIDDEPDDGAQHYVIVYGYNSPHLITQLAELNINVDSILRISSQDYTRFAAKDDVPAVEKDEKTQGKLDDSTPRSDATLSKDKAAQKAVLEEIERAAKLKVKKELKEFWKDVLLVLQKQADGSRLHDIARQEYEVKNLLVPEDQEDAEQKNVFGLAMFEDVACMIYDLIDSRRQYKNYLENLRLLHVPMYGQAAAPAQEERPAVSGAPTPSAQQPPAPSVPSIHPDMLEIAPQVDMRFYNDLMNCVPQESVSVSLVMHAMLDQVVATEENIDPPSEQLPPKRQDGLNSELASHISGLAFKLALSEDEQKILSDVFDSEEKPPETPGQPLLMNYHDKISARTNHLKKIFNFNPEEVEKEMLKRLPFASLTHIPRPGSRIARERAARLQELIHFCATGGLSQSEIDRAFKQFVFESMDLASTDPNGFIITRDSEGAEHSAIPWDDPYPFFKGMIPTHLKGAKDEMDVRSSRSVTINLVPCSLSGLSDLIDYSLPGTPSPPPDLPDALKGAAPDNKTETIQKSVREPEPQAPPADNRAAQNKVHQSRSRTKKNKTMSPTTTKSMKTEDKSVSIEDQREGSRPSSTDSKKGILRPPSRSRSSSGGRRSRSNSVHFEKDEEGKPVRHYEEEDELDVVETEPDKTTEESLMEIVDAQKRNLDQWCFAEHYEPHVLLQIIKEASFLLPFMDMYYHKRDNSLMLVLHNPSSLELQNHVDWHTELHCNLGFRNYMECVAESIADWNQEEEAKYQAIMLSKELVKMRDDEEASIKSAEKAAKGRKSPRKSPSRSKSPGKNSRSSSQERPTSANMFVRANSLKAYKEEQDRLKAEEEEKEREKSAKRVRSGKKADKEKEEKKAPGSRASAKSKTSAKEPIDDQPKEEGDAAPVEEKYWPFTGYDVGNKLIHVAGMTTTLFPSDGGQIRTEKLEFTQGTNSVKTSVLKDGHVFCVHVIDPKERGEDSETDDDENKEEVEKSEHEKSEKDQGDKMTRDGDAGSTARSNSARSDEKKTKSVSAFGCITANLQDGMSLSLSQFGPTGVSQDGKKYEPKVYVPPPTTPSPVPPPSPTKSKKGDKGKGAPTPEAPPPVTPQETEKEDDQEEKKDEEKPVLQPFQQLYVSSPDGLSVKYLLESSVGMKPLSDDDRRLLIKQSYPFKTRGEQPCESKRRKYALSEQSRIITSEGTVVKNMMDGSIEVLYADGTVSVHTGPWATKRSSSSSPQRAGSARSQTGERAETPTKKAAASAKGKSNKSHDKIAEQAPEEEVPEKKGLWVTTYPNGEKVACRSDGNMEELKSVMISLASDPQTSQSMATRDDHVITISYPDGTTIIEHADGTRITTYYKENQITTGEDEFEDNDIKEFETQTVKFVKVECPAYATVEFNCLTSENLTIFGNGTTINVFPDGYYMLHQHDGGRVEVDMEGTLTYYPRPIRNMEQLLPERELQYILCHNADVVVETVDSDGNVFNVKSNGDFTVIPVNGDALSESSMDEGKMDKKLTSYREHAPRFFILHSDGSGTELLRYQDVAEYITTAEHSPATAVLKDDLPDYPGVQGITILKPYLGGPSEKFFKKYDQESIIPPGIRCRDLTTLPPKEFKTPGPGYGKNLGQGLSVGAAVRQPVRIPILKCPNILELRQLIQYKPVSGALRESLQAGVKEYAEFVTERNKVTNMMQVVDPRTDEERIHAADLTEIGLQTAQRELPQYEPANIKGIYEKVTAPPVPSPPPTPQPKRTMADWERDQREINQEIDGRDALRKKRIPTYFDSEFGKAFLLTQAKDVDEILQQLSEDPRKDGTEAVRGNSSSQSNNPQQISPDTSAYPARSVAAVTSVQSDRSSTSPVDTLHPKQVSDTPISYAVYAETVPSRGGIRPGNPTPAHATGQGSPAPLRPDNPTPGHAVKTSTGRPYNPTPKHAGGQIDSPSDLPSQLDYPAIIMEQPLEEEDYSTGEVPEGESELILTRSLKMDVTGRPRKEAVVLPRGIKGGRPGAIPNTKYKTVEGGVRRKVNTSVTAGASIPSQVQLDRMKGLILLPEEVDFGVLREGNTYVCTVCLKNTGVDSCRFKIRQPPPATGLRINYRLGPIAAGMKTDLECELYAIAVGVEGDSGVGSIRHDLEIVTETDILFLPITATVLTADAYDNRSPNSPQGGKSPGTRLVSTRPPQSTGIIRPRKNPFPGPPQPDSTYVR; translated from the exons ATGTCGAAAGCTGGGAAAAGGGTCAAAAGCGGTTCAGGACAAGGAGGAGCGAAATGGGAACAGGCGCTCTTATCCGCACAATTTGACGAG gaaaaCTGGAAGGCCAATATAACTTTTATTGTTGGGAATAAAGTTGACGACTATACATGGATAGATATATTAGGATCAACTATTGCCAGTGGACCTCGGAAGTTGTTCAGTGTGATATCAAAACAGAAGCTGGAGGAAGAG GTAAGAGAACTCGGTAATCCTAAAGGGAAAAAGCCCAAAGATGTTCCCCAGCACTATGAAGTGACAGAGCCGTGTAAGATCCACTTGGACAACAATGAGGAAATCCCATTCCCTTTGTTAGCTCGACTTATCAAGTATAAACTACTTGCAATTAAAACTGCTGACCTCAAGAGGCGTGAAACTGAAAAGAAG GCCCTACTTGAAAAGGACAAGGCTCGTAAAGGATCTGGCACCAAGGGGGGTAAAGAAAGGGGCAAGTCACCACCCAAAGGTAAAGGGGGTAAGAAAACCCCAGAGCCCCCAGTGGCTAAGGAGGACAGTAAATTGAGAAAGAGAGGAGAAGAAGATGACGAGGGAAAATATATTG ATGATGAGCCAGATGACGGAGCCCAACACTATGTAATTGTATATGGATACAACAGTCCACACCTGATCACCCAGCTGGCTGAGCTGAACATCAACGTCGACTCCATCTTAAGGATTTCATCGCAGGACTACACAAGGTTTGCAGCAAAGGATGATGTTCCTGCCGTAGAAAAGGATGAAAAGACTCAAG GGAAACTGGATGATAGCACACCACGTAGTGATGCTACTTTGA GCAAAGACAAGGCTGCCCAAAAGGCCG TGTTGGAGGAGATTGAACGTGCCGCCAAACTGAAGGTAAAGAAGGAACTTAAGGAGTTTTGGAAGGATGTGCTCCTGGTATTACAAAAACAAGCTGATGGCTCCCGCCTTCATGATATTGCGCGTCAGGAGTATGAGGTGAAAAATCTTCTAGTACCAGAAGATCAGGAGGACGCAGAGCAGAAG AATGTGTTTGGCCTGGCCATGTTTGAGGATGTTGCCTGTATGATCTATGATTTGATTGACTCCCGCCGTCAGTACAAGAACTACCTGGAAAATCTCAGACTACTTCACGTACCCATGTATGGCCAAGCAGCAGCTCCAGCACAgg AAGAACGTCCTGCTGTGTCTGGTGCCCCCACCCCATCTGCCCAACAACCTCCTGCCCCCAGCGTCCCCTCGATCCACCCGGACATGCTAGAGATAGCCCCTCAGGTAGACATGAGGTTCTACAACGACTTGATGAACTGTGTGCCCCAGGAGAGTGTCAGTGTGTCACTTGTAATGCATGCTATGCTGGACCAG GTGGTGGCCACAGAAGAGAATATTGATCCTCCAAGTGAACAGCTTCCTCCTAAGAGACAGGACGGCCTCAACTCGGAGCTGGCCTCTCACATCAGTGGCCTTGCTTTCAAACTCGCCCTCTCAGAGGACGAACAAAAG ATCCTGTCTGATGTATTTGATTCGGAAGAGAAACCTCCAGAAACACCAGGACAGCCATTGCTGATGAACTATCATGATAAGATTTCTGCCAGGACAAACCATCTTAAAAAGATCTTCAATTTTAACCCTGAAGAGGTTGAGAAAGAAATGTTGAAACGATTGCCATTTGCATCGCTGACACACATTCCCCGTCCCGGGTCCCGCATCGCCAGGGAACGAGCAGCTAGACTGCAGGAACTGATACACTTCTGTGCAACTGGAGGATTGTCACAGTCAG AGATTGACCGTGCCTTCAAACAGTTTGTGTTTGAGAGTATGGACCTTGCAAGTACCGATCCTAATGGGTTTATAATTACAAGGGACAGTGAAGGGGCAGAACACTCGGCCATCCCTTGGGATGACCCCTACCCCTTTTTTAAGGGCATGATCCCCACCCATCTAAAGGGGGCTAAGGATGAGATGGATGTTCGCTCCTCAAGATCAG TCACTATCAATTTGGTCCCAT GCAGTTTAAGCGGGTTATCAGACCTGATAGATTACTCTCTACCTGGCACTCCTTCGCCTCCCCCTGATCTTCCTGATGCCCTGAAGGGGGCAGCACCTGATAACAAGACAGAAACGATCCAGAAATCTGTTCGCGAACCTGAACCTCAGGCTCCACCGGCAGACAATCGCGCAGCACAGAACAAAGTACACCAGTCTAGATCTAGGACGAAAAAGAACAAAA CAATGTCCCCAACAACAACCAAAAGTATGAAGACTGAGGATAAGTCTGTCTCCATCGAGGATCAGAGGGAAGGCTCACGACCTTCCAGCACTGATAGCAAGAAAGGCATACTGCGACCTccatcaaggtcaaggtcaagttCTGGTGGCCGCAGGTCAAGGAGTAACTCAG TGCACTTTGAGAAGGATGAGGAAGGTAAGCCTGTACGTCACTATGAGGAAGAGGATGAGCTGGACGTTGTGGAAACAGAGCCTGACAAGACTACCGAGGAGAGTCTCATGGAGATTGTTGATGCTCAGAAACGTAACCTTGACCAGTGGTGTTTTGCTGAGCACTATGAGCCCCATGTCCTCTTACAG ATTATCAAGGAAGCCTCCTTCTTGCTGCCTTTCATGGACATGTACTACCATAAGAGAGATAACTCCCTGATGTTGGTCCTCCACAATCCTTCCAGTCTGGAGCTCCAGAATCACGTGGACTGGCACACTGAGCTCCATTGTAACCTGGGATTTAG AAATTACATGGAATGTGTGGCTGAATCTATAGCAGACTGGAACCAGGAAGAGGAAGCTAAGTACCAGGCTATAATGCTCTCCAAGGAGTTAGTAAAGATGAGGGATGATGAAGAGGCGAGCATCAAGTCTGCGGAGAAGGCGGCTAAGGGCCGCAAGTCTCCTCGCAAATCACCAA GTCGATCTAAAAGCCCTGGTAAGAACTCTCGTTCTAGTAGTCAGGAGCGCCCTACATCTGCTAACATGTTTGTCAGGGCTAACTCACTAAAGGCATACAAGGAAGAACAAGATAGATTGAAGGCTGAAGAGGAAGAAAAGGAACGAGAGAAGAGTGCAAAACGAGTCAGATCTGGCAAAAAG GCTGATAAAGAGAAGGAGGAAAAGAAAGCACCAGGATCCAGGGCTAGTGCTAAGTCTAAGACCTCTGCCAAGGAGCCGATTGACGACCAGCCCAAGGAGGAAGGTGATGCTGCCCCTGTGGAGGAAAAATACTGGCCT TTTACTGGTTATGATGTTGGTAACAAACTCATTCATGTGGCCGGAATGACCACGACCCTGTTCCCCTCGGACGGTGGTCAGATCAGGACAGAGAAGCTAGAGTTCACTCAGGGTACAAACTCTGTAAAGACCTCTGTACTGAAGGATGGTCATGTGTTCTGTGTTCATGTCATTGACCCAAAGGAGCGTGGAGAAGATAGCGAGACAGATGACGATGAAAACAAAGAGGAGGTGGAGAAGTCAGAACATGAGAAATCAGAGAAGGATCAGG GAGATAAGATGACTAGGGATGGTGACGCTGGCAGTACAGCTAGGAGTAACTCAGCCAGATCTGACGAGAAGAAAACTAAATCAGTCAGTGCTTTTGGCTGCATAACTGCCAATCTACAGGACGGCATGTCACTATCACTTAGTCAGTTTGGTCCTACAGGAGTTTCTCAGGACG GTAAGAAATATGAGCCTAAGGTGTATGTACCACCACCTACGACCCCTAGTCCTGTACCCCCACCATCTCCTACGAAGAGCAAGAAGGGTGACAAGGGTAAGGGGGCACCTACCCCTGAGGCCCCTCCTCCTGTAACC CCTCAAGAAACAGAAAAGGAAGACGATCAAGAGGAAAAGAAGGATGAAGAAAAACCTGTTCTGCAGCCCTTCCAGCAGCTGTATGTGAGCTCACCTGACGGCCTCAGTGTCAAATACCTGCTGGAGAGTTCTGTTG GAATGAAGCCCTTGTCTGATGATGACCGTCGTCTACTCATCAAACAGAGTTATCCCTTTAAAACGCGCGGTGAACAACCATGCGAGTCCAAACGTAGGAAGTACGCATTGTCAGAACAGTCTAGAATCATTACATCAGAAGGCACAGTGGTCAAAAACATGATGGATGGGTCAATCGAG GTGCTATATGCTGATGGTACAGTTAGTGTCCATACTGGACCTTGGGCTACGAAGCGTAGCAGTAGCAGTTCACCTCAGCGGGCAGGAAGTGCTCGCAGTCAGACTGGAGAAAGGGCAGAAACTCCCACCAAGAAAGCAG CAGCAAGTGCAAAGGGGAAGAGTAACAAATCCCACGATAAGATTGCAGAGCAGGCTCCAGAGGAGGAGGTGCCAGAGAAAAAGGGATTGTGGGTGACAACATACCCTAACGGGGAAAAGGTGGCCTGTAGAAGTGATGGCAATATGGAAGAACTTAAATCTGTGATGATCAGTTTGGCCTCCGACCCTCAGACAAGTCAG TCGATGGCAACAAGAGATGACCATGTGATCACAATTAGTTACCCAGACGGCACTACAATCATAGAGCATGCTGATGGTACAAGGATTACCACGTATTACAAGGAGAACCAGATAACTACCGGAGAAGACGAATTCGAGGACAATG aTATAAAGGAATTTGAAACACAAACAGTAAAGTTTGTGAAGGTGGAATGTCCTGCTTATGCTACTGTAGAATTCAATTGTTTAACGAGTGAGAACTTGACCATATTTGGTAATGGTACGACTATCAACGTATTCCCAGATGGGTATTACATGTTACACCAGCATGACGGGGGACGAGTGGAGGTAGACATGGAGGGAACCCTCACCTACTACCCTCGTCCAATCAGAAACATGGAACAACTTCTCCCCGAGAGAGAGCTTCAATACATCCTCTGCCATAATGCAGATGTGGTCGTGGAAACTGTCGACTCGGACGGAAATGTATTTAATGTGAAAAGCAATGGCGACTTTACTGTGATTCCTGTAAATGGTGATGCTCTGTCTGAATCTAGTATGGATGAAGGTAAAATGGATAAAAAATTGACATCTTATAGAGAACATGCTCCACGGTTTTTCATTCTTCATTCTGATGGAAGTGGTACAGAATTATTAAGATATCAGGATGTTGCTGAGTATATAACCACAGCAGAACACAGTCCTGCCACAGCAGTGCTAAAGGATGACCTCCCAGACTACCCAGGAGTACAAGGGATTACTATTCTCAAACCATACCTGGGAGGTCCATCAGAAAAGTTCTTTAAGAAGTATGACCAGGAGTCCATCATACCTCCAGGTATACGCTGTAGAGATCTAACAACTCTTCCTCCAAAGGAATTCAAAACGCCCGGACCAGGATACGGGAAGAACCTTGGACAGGGACTGTCAGTCGGAGCAGCAGTGAGACAGCCAGTTAGAATCCCAATACTAAAATGTCCGAATATCTTAGAACTAAGACAGCTTATACAGTACAAGCCTGTGTCAGGAGCTCTAAGAGAAAG CCTGCAGGCAGGTGTAAAGGAATACGCTGAGTTTGTGACGGAAAGAAACAAGGTCACTAACATGATGCAGGTAGTCGATCCGAGGACAGATGAGGAGAGGATACATGCTGCAGATCTTACAGAGATTGGCCTTCAGACGGCTCAGCGAGAACTGCCTCAGTATGAACCAG CTAATATCAAAGGTATCTATGAAAAAGTGACGGCACCACCAGTACCAAGTCCTCCCCCTACCCCTCAGCCTAAACGTACTATGGCGGACTGGGAGAGGGACCAGAGAGAGATTAACCAAGAAATAGATGGCAGAGATGCCCTTAGGAAGAAAAGGATCCCTACCTACTTCGACAGCGAATTCGGGAAAGCCTTTCTCCTTACACAG GCAAAGGATGTGGACGAGATTCTCCAACAATTATCAGAGGATCCAAGGAAGGATGGAACGGAAGCTGTCCGAGGAAATTCGTCCAGCCAGAGTAACAATCCCCAGCAAATCTCTCCGGACACCAGTGCTTACCCCGCAAGAT CCGTAGCAGCAGTGACCTCTGTCCAGAGTGATCGGTCAAGCACTTCACCAGTGGACACCCTCCATCCAAAACAAGTCTCGGACACTCCTATTTCATATGCAG TGTATGCGGAGACTGTTCCGTCCCGTGGAGGTATCCGCCCAGGAAATCCTACCCCAGCCCATGCTACTGGTCAAGGCTCTCCAGCGCCACTTCGTCCAGATAATCCCACCCCAGGACATGCTGTTAAAACAAGCACTGGCCGACCAT ATAATCCCACTCCTAAGCACGCTGGTGGTCAGATAGATTCGCCCTCAGACCTGCCATCACAGCTAGACTACCCAGCCATTATCATGGAGCAACCTCTGGAGGAGGAAG ATTACTCCACTGGCGAAGTTCCAGAGGGAGAGAGTGAGCTTATCCTAACAAGAAGTTTGAAGATGGATGTGACTGGCCGGCCTAGAAAGGAGGCGGTGGTACTCCCTAGGGGTATCAAGGGAGGACGACCGGGGGCTATCCCTAACACCAAG TATAAGACTGTTGAAGGAGGTGTACGCCGGAAGGTGAACACGTCTGTGACAGCCGGAGCTTCTATCCCCTCTCAAGTCCAGTTGGATAGGATGAAAGGGCTGATCCTACTACCGGAGGAGGTCGACTTTGGAGTGCTTAGAGAGGGAAACACTTATGTCTGTACTGTTTGTCTCAAGAACACAGGAGTGGATTCCTGTCGCTTTAAAATCAGACAGCCTCCTCCAGCTACTGGTCTCAGGATCAACTACAGGCTGGGACCG attgCAGCTGGGATGAAGACAGATTTGGAGTGTGAACTGTATGCCATTGCCGTTGGAGTGGAGGGAGATTCTGGGGTCGGGTCTATCCGACATGACTTGGAGATTGTCACAGAAACAGATATTCTCTTCCTGCCCATCACAGCAA CTGTCTTGACTGCTGATGCTTATGATAATAGAAGTCCAAACAGTCCCCAAGGAGGGAAGTCCCCAGGAACACGACTCGTCTCCACACGTCCTCCTCAGAGTACGGGGATCATCAGACCAAGGAAAAACCCCTTCCCAG GTCCACCCCAACCAGATTCTACCTACGTGAGATAG